The following proteins are co-located in the Pseudomonas cavernae genome:
- a CDS encoding peroxidase family protein, with product MADFIKSDLEFILQQIFIAEANATGTPLSELLPNSVVPFGLRTVDGSFNNLLQGQDGFGSADILFPSLVTPDPFYPAGTVFDPQPRTISNLIVDQTITNPAAVQAYVDAGFGILVNGVLHELNADGTTGAPVPAGQTLTLPNTAPDEGLSAGFNAWFTFFGQFFDHGLDLVQKGGNGTVFIPLQPDDPLFNPAPGAPNFMVLTRASVVTLPGADGVLNTADDVTGNVNLTTPFVDQNQTYTSHPSHQVFLREYVLNAAGDPVATGKLITGANGGMATWGDVKAQAANILGILLDDFDALNLPLLATDAYGNFIPGANGYPQLVINSTTLLEGGVPPVDASQAMRTGHAFLDDIAHSANPRNSAGADLAPDADGVAGVDDGAAGTYDNELLDAHFVAGDGRVNENIALTAVHHVFHSEHNRLVQQTKDVILASNDLAFLNQWLLTEVAAVPTTQAGIDALQWNGERLFQAAKFGTEMQYQHLVFEEFARKIQPMVDVFLAPEGFDTTIDPAIVAEFAHAVYRLGHSMLLETVDRLSPEFASSEIGLIEAFLNPLEFNPTGVDADIAAGALVRGLTRQQGNEIDEFVTEALRNNLLGLPLDLPALNIARGRDTGLPTLNEARAQFYAMTSDSQLKPYTSWVDLAQNLKNELSIVNFIAAYGTHSSITSETTLAGKRAAAFAIVFGTAGAPADSVAFLNGTGTWTGVETGLNLIDLWVGGLAEKIMPFGGMLGSTFSFVFETQMEALQNGDRFYYLSRLAGLNFLTEMENNSFAKLVMLNSNATHLPADIFSTPGFILEVDPTKQFTGLNEAGLDGIQGNGDDVAGADGLANNSDPLGGSALVPLVIRDNPATAGLDTNYLRYTGDQHVVLGGTNPGNLANPSGDDILIASEGDDTLWGDGGNDRLEGGDGNDNIEGGAGDDIITDMGGDDTLKGNAGDDVIHGGNGFNLILGGDGSDFIITGEDVSETFGGQGNDFILGAQMNLPTFGNEGDDWIEIGTSDGAGGDNFDPQEAGTILGHDVFITGGGFDEADGEGGDDIMVFSDGEDHFGGGGGFDWASYEADQLGVTADLLVNDLIEPPVAASNQGILDRFAQVEGLSGSAESDVLRGDDADAAEIGTGDAQDSTLNAAGIDRIIGLRDFLEQALGVVALPPNASFGSGNIILGGGGSDILEGRGGDDLIDGDKWLNVRIAVTGHAPTDGRPPITSVESLTELVPYMLSGEIKPSQLSIVREILTAPGNSFDTAMFSDVRANYDVDTVGGVTTVTHRLVDANGVVTPGDDGVDRLVNVERLQFADQSETLLGSVGANNDPTGALSISQIAGVLTASAAGVRDADNIDLLSNPTGTITGSPITFVWQVELVPASGVFTDIVALGGGNPATQLGNTFRVTPDLDGLAVRARIVYQDDTGVLEQVFSDSTVANFVAPPAAPAIPAESPVVSPGGGLHLIRADLQFILDQILISENHPDGNVLGSIANSRLPFGLRTVDGTFNNLVQGQTDFGAADQDFPQLLDQQFRNDQDGDTIDLNGPAPGGVLTNTNYASTTDVVDADPRIISNLIVDQTISNPVAVEAFVAAGLGTLDANGVLLDLNGVAIPAGQPLFIPNTAPDAGLSAGFNSWFTLFGQFFDHGLDLVNKGGNGVIFVPLQPDDPLFVPGGQTNFMLLTRATNTLVSAGDDGQLGTADDVHFQNNQTTPFVDQNQTYTSHSSHQVFLREYALDANGRPVATGQLLDGTDGGLPTWANVKAQALMLGIQLTDADVTNLPMLVTDAYGKFIPGANGFAQFVTGGNPAFVEGVAGGLAVPGNVVRTNHAFLDDIAHSANPRSSTTGALLTADADGVIGDDNDPTTYDNELLDRHFITGDGRGNENIGLTSVHHVFHSEHNRMVQHTKDVVIASNDVAFINQWLLTDITVLPTTPAEIAALNWNGERLFQAARFSTEMQYQHLVFEEFARKVQPQVDVFLGEGQGYDTTINPAIVAEFAHVVYRFGHSMLTETVDRLDPNFVSSDIGLIQAFLNPVAFNNDGALTADQAAGAIVRGMTRQTANEIDEFVTEALRNNLLGLPLDLPTINLMRGRDTGVPSLNEARKEFYAATGDSQLKPYESWVDLAMNLKHESSVINFIAAYGRHAELLATDVDTLAEKRAIATALVLGGSAVINAGGVGGVERTFVADNADRIAFLNSTGSYANVTLPGTDGDLGTADDIRNVSITGLDDIDLWVGGLAERQMPFGGLLGSTFNFVFENQMEKLQNGDRFYYLERTAGLNFLTELENNSFAKLIMANTDVTRLPGDVFSTPGFILEVDQSKQFNADVVLPGADGILGDDPTTPVNEGLDDIVAPNADPLGGSLFTPLVIRDNPATAGADTNYLRYTGEDHVVLGGTNPGNLANPSGNDIIIASIGDDTLYGDAGNDRLEGGDGNDMILGGAGDDIITDKGGDDNLQGGDGNDAIHGGNGIDLILGGFGNDFILNGADEGEAFGGTGNDFIFGVKPVEMLFGNEGDDWIEHGMADGSAGENFDTRGLDSIIGHDVFIGDSVADRMMGEGGDDIMVGNGGTVDRYIGASGFDWAVFKDDPDGATVDLRLRAFDETPVPPSNGAVLARYESVEGLSGSAFSDILQGDDADAAAIAASGFTGSVLTNIGLINGLQAFLDQRIGAPVTSFSAGNLILGGNGSDLIQGNGGDDLIDGDQWLNVRISVRANADGTGAEIRSANSMTELQADIFAGTINPGQLVIVREILAGNGGFNFDTAVFSDVRANYVISLPDANGVITVTHQFLDGDGNLVLGADGTDRLTNIERLQFNDLSEVLVGGLNAEPLGTVRIDDPTPAVGQLLTVSAANVVDADNTATGGVITGPIAFFWQADVRGDGVFEDIIVATGLGDVHAEGATFRVTEDLNGLVLRVKAVYQDAKGVIETVFSAPTAATTPLGTGTVNALPVGTVLISDTSPTEGQLLTASNAFTDADGLPAGFSYEWQMGSGAIFTPIATGPTFTPTQAQVGQQLRVVATFTDNAGNLEQVFSAPTTVVGDLIIGTAGNETLIGTAFDDNIQGLGGDDIIIGGAGADTMAGGDGNDAYAVTDLGDVVIELPGEGTDSLWTSLASYTLGANVEHLYFEGSGNFAGVGNALANKIVGGAGNDIIIGGDGADTMTGGAGNDAYAVTDLGDVVAEGEGLGTDSVWTSLASYMLGANVEHLYFEGSGNFEGIGNGLSNRIVGWAGNDTLNSGAGHDIIIGGGGADTMFGGDGNDAYAVTDLGDVVAEGEGLGTDSVWTSLASYMLGANVEHLYFEGSGNFEGIGNGLSNRIVGWAGNDTLNGGAGHDIIIGGGGADTMFGGDGNDAYAVTDLGDVVAEGEGLGTDSVWTSLASYTLGVNVEHLYFEGSGNFVGTGNELGNTIGGGAGNDTLTGGAGDDVLNGGLGNDTFVFAAAGFGNDTIQSFFDTNPNGGQDLLNIAGLGINSATFAANVSITADGADTVVGIGVDSIRLVGVSSAAVDQTDFNLAV from the coding sequence ATGGCCGATTTCATCAAATCCGACCTGGAATTCATTCTTCAGCAAATCTTCATCGCCGAAGCGAACGCCACCGGGACACCCCTTTCCGAACTGCTGCCGAACTCAGTGGTCCCCTTTGGTTTGCGCACGGTCGATGGATCGTTCAACAACCTGCTTCAGGGGCAGGACGGCTTCGGTTCCGCCGATATCCTCTTCCCGAGTCTGGTGACCCCGGATCCTTTCTACCCCGCAGGTACGGTCTTTGACCCGCAGCCGCGTACCATCAGCAACCTGATCGTCGACCAGACCATTACCAACCCAGCGGCGGTGCAGGCTTACGTCGATGCAGGCTTTGGCATCCTGGTCAACGGGGTTCTACATGAGCTGAACGCAGATGGGACCACCGGGGCTCCCGTACCAGCAGGCCAGACTCTGACGCTCCCCAACACCGCACCGGACGAGGGCTTGTCGGCGGGCTTCAACGCCTGGTTCACCTTCTTTGGCCAGTTCTTCGACCACGGTCTCGACCTGGTGCAGAAGGGCGGCAACGGCACCGTGTTCATTCCGCTGCAACCGGATGACCCGTTGTTCAACCCAGCGCCCGGCGCACCGAACTTCATGGTGCTGACCCGCGCCAGCGTCGTTACGCTGCCGGGAGCGGACGGTGTGCTGAACACGGCTGACGACGTAACGGGCAACGTCAACCTGACCACCCCCTTCGTCGATCAGAATCAGACCTACACCTCACATCCCTCGCACCAGGTGTTCCTGCGCGAGTATGTGCTGAACGCAGCGGGTGATCCGGTCGCCACCGGCAAACTGATCACCGGAGCCAATGGCGGGATGGCCACCTGGGGCGACGTGAAGGCCCAGGCCGCCAACATCCTCGGTATCCTGCTGGACGATTTCGACGCGCTCAACCTGCCGCTGCTGGCCACCGACGCCTACGGCAACTTCATCCCCGGCGCCAATGGTTATCCGCAACTGGTGATCAACAGCACCACCCTGCTTGAAGGCGGCGTGCCGCCGGTCGATGCCAGCCAGGCGATGCGCACCGGGCATGCCTTCCTCGACGACATCGCACATAGCGCCAATCCGCGCAACAGCGCCGGTGCGGACCTGGCCCCGGATGCTGATGGCGTCGCAGGTGTCGACGATGGAGCTGCCGGCACCTACGACAACGAACTGCTCGATGCTCACTTCGTCGCCGGCGACGGCCGGGTCAACGAGAACATCGCCCTGACCGCCGTGCACCATGTATTCCACTCCGAGCACAACCGGCTGGTCCAGCAGACGAAAGATGTCATCCTTGCCTCCAACGATCTCGCCTTCCTCAACCAGTGGCTCCTCACCGAGGTGGCGGCCGTACCCACCACGCAAGCGGGAATCGACGCCCTGCAGTGGAACGGCGAGCGGCTATTCCAGGCCGCCAAGTTCGGCACCGAGATGCAGTATCAGCATCTGGTATTCGAGGAGTTCGCCCGTAAGATCCAGCCGATGGTCGATGTCTTCCTGGCCCCGGAAGGCTTCGATACCACCATCGATCCGGCCATCGTCGCCGAGTTCGCCCATGCGGTGTACCGCTTGGGGCACTCGATGCTGCTGGAAACCGTCGATCGCCTGAGCCCGGAATTTGCTTCTAGTGAGATCGGCCTGATCGAGGCCTTCCTCAATCCGCTGGAGTTTAATCCCACGGGCGTCGACGCCGATATTGCCGCGGGTGCTCTGGTGCGTGGCCTGACCCGGCAACAGGGCAACGAGATCGACGAGTTCGTGACCGAAGCGCTGCGCAACAATTTGCTGGGCCTGCCGCTCGACCTGCCCGCGCTCAACATCGCCCGTGGTCGCGATACCGGCCTGCCCACCCTGAACGAGGCCCGCGCACAGTTCTATGCGATGACCAGCGACAGCCAGCTGAAGCCCTACACCAGTTGGGTCGACCTCGCGCAAAACCTGAAGAACGAACTGTCGATCGTCAATTTCATCGCCGCCTATGGCACGCACAGCAGCATCACCAGCGAGACGACGCTGGCGGGCAAGCGCGCGGCGGCTTTTGCCATCGTGTTCGGCACCGCCGGCGCGCCGGCGGATAGCGTGGCCTTCCTCAACGGCACCGGCACCTGGACTGGCGTGGAGACTGGCCTGAACCTGATTGACCTGTGGGTCGGTGGCTTGGCCGAGAAGATCATGCCCTTCGGCGGCATGCTCGGCTCGACCTTCAGCTTCGTCTTCGAGACGCAGATGGAGGCGCTGCAAAACGGCGACCGCTTCTACTACCTGTCCCGTCTCGCCGGGCTGAACTTCCTCACCGAGATGGAGAACAACTCGTTCGCCAAACTGGTGATGCTCAACTCCAACGCAACCCACCTGCCGGCCGACATCTTCTCGACGCCAGGCTTCATCCTCGAAGTTGACCCGACCAAACAGTTCACCGGTCTGAACGAAGCGGGCCTGGACGGCATTCAGGGCAACGGCGACGATGTTGCCGGCGCGGACGGCCTTGCCAACAACTCCGATCCTCTGGGCGGCAGCGCCCTCGTTCCGCTGGTGATTCGCGACAACCCCGCTACGGCGGGCCTCGACACCAACTACCTGCGCTACACCGGCGACCAGCATGTTGTTCTCGGCGGCACGAATCCAGGTAACCTCGCGAACCCCAGCGGCGATGACATCCTCATCGCCAGCGAGGGCGACGACACGCTCTGGGGCGATGGCGGCAATGACAGGCTCGAAGGTGGCGACGGCAACGACAACATCGAAGGCGGCGCCGGTGACGACATCATCACCGACATGGGCGGCGACGATACCCTGAAGGGCAATGCCGGCGACGATGTCATCCACGGCGGCAACGGCTTCAACCTGATCCTCGGCGGCGATGGCAGTGACTTCATCATCACCGGCGAGGACGTTTCCGAGACCTTCGGCGGCCAGGGCAACGACTTCATCCTCGGCGCGCAGATGAACCTGCCCACCTTCGGCAACGAAGGCGACGACTGGATCGAGATCGGCACCTCGGATGGCGCCGGCGGCGACAACTTCGACCCGCAAGAGGCCGGCACGATCCTCGGCCATGACGTCTTTATCACCGGCGGCGGCTTCGATGAGGCGGACGGCGAAGGCGGTGACGACATCATGGTCTTCTCCGACGGCGAGGACCATTTCGGCGGCGGCGGCGGCTTCGACTGGGCCAGCTACGAGGCTGATCAGCTTGGTGTCACTGCAGACCTGCTGGTCAACGACTTGATCGAACCGCCGGTGGCGGCGTCGAACCAGGGCATCCTCGACCGCTTCGCCCAGGTGGAAGGCCTGTCGGGCTCGGCGGAGAGCGACGTGCTGCGCGGCGATGATGCCGACGCGGCCGAGATCGGCACCGGCGATGCGCAGGACAGCACGCTCAACGCTGCCGGCATCGACCGCATCATAGGCCTGCGGGACTTCCTTGAGCAGGCCTTAGGGGTGGTGGCGCTGCCGCCCAATGCCTCGTTCGGCTCCGGTAACATCATCCTCGGCGGCGGCGGCAGCGACATCCTCGAGGGCCGAGGCGGCGACGACCTGATCGACGGCGACAAATGGCTCAACGTACGCATCGCAGTGACTGGCCACGCGCCTACGGATGGTCGACCTCCCATCACCAGCGTCGAAAGCCTGACTGAGTTGGTGCCCTACATGCTGTCGGGCGAGATCAAACCCAGCCAGCTCAGCATCGTCCGTGAAATCCTGACGGCGCCTGGTAACTCCTTCGACACGGCGATGTTCTCCGATGTCCGCGCCAACTACGACGTGGACACCGTGGGCGGCGTGACCACCGTCACGCACCGCCTGGTCGACGCAAATGGCGTCGTCACTCCTGGCGACGACGGCGTCGACCGTCTCGTCAACGTCGAGCGGCTGCAGTTCGCCGATCAGTCGGAAACTCTGCTCGGGTCCGTCGGGGCCAACAATGACCCAACAGGCGCGCTGAGCATCAGCCAAATCGCGGGCGTGTTGACCGCGTCGGCGGCGGGTGTCAGGGACGCAGACAATATTGATCTCCTGAGCAATCCAACAGGAACGATAACCGGAAGCCCCATCACCTTCGTCTGGCAGGTCGAGTTGGTCCCCGCGTCAGGCGTCTTCACGGACATCGTAGCGCTCGGCGGCGGCAACCCCGCGACCCAGCTCGGCAACACCTTCCGCGTCACACCCGACCTCGATGGGTTGGCGGTGCGCGCCAGAATCGTCTACCAGGACGACACTGGCGTGCTGGAGCAGGTGTTCTCTGACTCCACCGTGGCAAACTTTGTCGCCCCCCCAGCCGCACCAGCTATTCCAGCCGAGAGTCCAGTCGTCAGCCCCGGCGGTGGCCTCCACCTGATCCGCGCCGACCTGCAGTTCATTCTCGATCAGATTCTGATCTCGGAGAACCATCCGGACGGTAATGTCCTCGGCTCTATCGCGAACTCACGCCTGCCGTTCGGCCTGCGCACGGTGGATGGGACGTTCAACAACCTGGTTCAGGGGCAGACCGACTTCGGCGCGGCGGATCAGGACTTCCCGCAGTTGCTGGATCAGCAGTTCCGCAATGACCAGGACGGCGACACCATCGATCTGAACGGACCGGCTCCTGGCGGGGTGTTGACCAATACCAACTACGCCTCTACCACTGACGTCGTCGACGCGGACCCGCGCATCATCAGCAACCTGATCGTCGATCAGACCATCAGCAACCCAGTGGCTGTGGAGGCCTTCGTCGCCGCAGGGCTGGGTACCCTGGACGCTAACGGTGTTCTGCTGGACCTCAACGGTGTCGCCATCCCAGCCGGCCAGCCACTGTTTATCCCCAACACCGCGCCGGACGCGGGCCTGTCGGCAGGGTTCAACAGCTGGTTCACCCTCTTCGGCCAGTTCTTCGACCACGGCCTCGACCTCGTCAACAAAGGTGGCAACGGTGTGATTTTTGTCCCGCTGCAACCTGACGATCCGCTGTTCGTTCCGGGCGGCCAGACCAACTTCATGCTGCTGACGCGGGCCACCAATACGCTGGTTAGTGCCGGTGACGATGGGCAGTTGGGTACGGCGGACGACGTCCATTTCCAGAACAACCAGACCACGCCCTTCGTCGACCAGAACCAGACCTACACCTCGCACTCCTCGCACCAGGTGTTCCTGCGGGAGTATGCGCTCGACGCGAACGGGCGGCCCGTTGCGACTGGCCAGTTGCTCGACGGCACCGATGGCGGTCTACCGACCTGGGCGAATGTCAAGGCGCAGGCCTTGATGCTTGGCATCCAGCTCACCGACGCGGACGTTACCAACCTACCGATGCTGGTGACTGATGCCTATGGCAAGTTCATCCCTGGCGCGAATGGCTTCGCCCAGTTTGTGACGGGAGGAAATCCGGCCTTCGTCGAAGGTGTCGCCGGAGGCCTGGCGGTGCCCGGGAACGTCGTGCGCACCAACCACGCCTTCCTCGACGACATCGCGCATAGCGCCAACCCACGCAGCTCGACGACTGGGGCGCTCTTGACCGCCGATGCGGACGGCGTCATTGGCGATGACAATGACCCAACCACCTATGACAACGAGCTGCTCGATCGCCACTTCATCACCGGCGATGGCCGCGGTAACGAGAACATCGGCCTGACCTCGGTCCACCATGTGTTCCACTCCGAGCACAACCGGATGGTCCAGCACACCAAAGATGTGGTCATCGCCAGCAACGATGTCGCCTTCATCAATCAGTGGCTGCTGACCGACATCACTGTGCTCCCGACCACGCCTGCAGAGATCGCCGCCCTCAATTGGAACGGTGAACGTCTGTTCCAGGCCGCGCGTTTTAGCACCGAGATGCAGTACCAGCACTTGGTGTTCGAGGAGTTCGCCCGCAAGGTCCAGCCGCAAGTCGACGTATTCCTCGGCGAAGGCCAGGGCTACGACACGACGATCAACCCGGCGATCGTCGCCGAGTTTGCCCATGTCGTGTATCGCTTCGGCCACTCGATGCTGACCGAGACGGTGGATCGCCTCGATCCCAACTTCGTGTCGAGTGATATCGGCCTGATCCAGGCCTTCCTCAACCCGGTCGCGTTCAATAATGATGGCGCGTTGACCGCCGATCAGGCCGCCGGCGCCATCGTGCGCGGCATGACCCGGCAGACCGCCAACGAGATCGACGAGTTCGTCACCGAGGCGCTACGCAACAACCTCCTGGGGCTGCCGCTCGATCTGCCGACCATCAACCTGATGCGTGGTCGCGATACCGGCGTGCCGTCGCTCAACGAGGCGCGTAAGGAATTCTACGCCGCCACCGGCGACAGCCAGCTCAAGCCGTACGAGAGCTGGGTCGACCTCGCGATGAACCTGAAGCACGAATCCTCGGTGATCAATTTCATCGCGGCCTATGGCAGGCATGCTGAGCTCTTGGCCACCGACGTCGATACGCTCGCAGAGAAGCGCGCAATAGCCACCGCTTTGGTTCTGGGTGGCAGCGCCGTGATCAATGCCGGGGGCGTCGGCGGCGTAGAGAGGACGTTCGTAGCGGATAATGCGGATCGGATCGCCTTCCTCAATAGCACGGGCAGCTACGCCAATGTCACGTTGCCGGGCACGGACGGCGACCTTGGTACGGCCGATGACATCAGGAACGTATCCATCACCGGCCTCGACGACATCGACCTCTGGGTCGGCGGCCTCGCCGAGCGGCAGATGCCGTTCGGTGGCCTGCTCGGCTCGACCTTCAACTTCGTGTTCGAGAACCAGATGGAGAAGCTGCAGAACGGCGACCGCTTCTACTACCTGGAGCGCACCGCGGGGCTGAACTTCCTCACCGAGTTGGAGAACAACTCGTTCGCCAAGCTGATCATGGCCAACACCGATGTGACACGCCTCCCTGGTGACGTGTTCTCGACACCGGGCTTTATCCTCGAGGTCGACCAGAGCAAGCAGTTCAACGCGGATGTGGTTCTGCCTGGTGCGGACGGTATTCTGGGGGACGATCCCACTACACCGGTTAATGAGGGGCTCGACGACATTGTTGCTCCCAATGCCGATCCGCTCGGCGGCAGCCTCTTCACGCCGCTGGTGATTCGGGATAATCCGGCGACGGCGGGTGCCGATACCAACTACCTGCGCTACACCGGCGAAGACCACGTGGTCCTCGGCGGCACGAATCCAGGTAACCTCGCCAACCCTAGCGGCAATGACATCATCATCGCCAGCATCGGCGACGATACGCTGTATGGCGACGCCGGTAACGACCGGCTCGAGGGCGGCGACGGCAACGACATGATCCTCGGCGGCGCCGGCGACGACATCATCACCGACAAGGGTGGCGACGATAACCTGCAGGGCGGCGACGGCAACGACGCCATCCATGGCGGCAACGGCATCGACCTGATCCTCGGCGGTTTCGGCAACGACTTCATCCTCAACGGTGCGGATGAAGGGGAGGCCTTCGGCGGCACGGGCAACGACTTCATCTTCGGCGTTAAACCGGTCGAAATGTTGTTCGGCAACGAAGGCGACGACTGGATCGAGCACGGCATGGCCGATGGCAGTGCCGGCGAGAACTTCGACACCCGCGGGCTGGACTCGATCATCGGCCATGACGTCTTCATCGGCGATTCTGTAGCCGACAGGATGATGGGTGAAGGCGGCGACGACATCATGGTCGGCAACGGCGGCACGGTAGACCGCTATATTGGCGCCTCCGGCTTCGACTGGGCGGTATTCAAGGACGATCCAGACGGCGCGACCGTCGACCTGCGCCTGCGTGCCTTCGATGAAACGCCAGTGCCGCCGTCGAACGGGGCGGTTCTGGCCCGTTACGAATCGGTGGAAGGCCTGTCGGGATCGGCGTTCAGCGATATCCTGCAGGGCGATGATGCCGACGCGGCCGCGATCGCCGCCTCCGGCTTCACGGGCAGCGTGCTGACCAATATCGGCCTGATCAATGGTCTGCAGGCGTTCCTCGACCAGAGGATAGGGGCGCCCGTGACCTCGTTCAGCGCCGGCAATCTCATCCTCGGCGGTAACGGCAGCGACCTGATTCAAGGCAATGGCGGTGACGACCTGATCGACGGCGACCAGTGGCTGAACGTGCGCATCAGCGTGCGTGCGAATGCGGATGGAACCGGCGCCGAGATCCGCAGTGCCAACAGCATGACCGAGCTCCAAGCGGACATCTTCGCAGGCACCATAAACCCCGGCCAGCTCGTCATCGTCCGTGAGATCCTGGCTGGGAATGGCGGCTTCAACTTCGACACCGCTGTGTTCTCTGACGTCCGCGCCAACTACGTGATCTCCCTCCCTGACGCGAACGGCGTGATCACCGTCACGCACCAGTTCCTCGACGGCGATGGCAACCTGGTTCTCGGCGCCGACGGCACCGACCGCCTGACTAACATCGAGAGGCTGCAGTTCAACGATCTGTCGGAGGTGCTTGTCGGCGGTTTGAACGCCGAACCGCTGGGCACAGTGAGGATCGATGACCCCACGCCGGCCGTCGGCCAACTGCTGACGGTGTCGGCCGCGAACGTGGTTGATGCGGACAATACCGCTACCGGCGGTGTGATCACCGGCCCCATCGCCTTCTTCTGGCAGGCCGATGTTCGCGGCGATGGCGTCTTTGAAGACATCATCGTGGCGACTGGGTTAGGAGACGTACACGCGGAGGGTGCAACCTTCAGGGTAACGGAGGACCTCAATGGGTTGGTGCTGCGCGTCAAGGCCGTCTATCAGGACGCCAAGGGGGTCATCGAGACGGTCTTCTCGGCGCCGACCGCGGCGACCACGCCGCTCGGCACCGGCACCGTCAACGCCCTGCCAGTTGGAACTGTGCTGATCAGCGATACGAGCCCGACTGAAGGCCAGCTCCTGACCGCTTCGAATGCGTTCACCGACGCTGACGGGCTTCCAGCTGGGTTCAGCTATGAGTGGCAAATGGGTAGCGGCGCGATCTTTACCCCCATCGCTACAGGCCCGACCTTCACACCCACCCAGGCGCAGGTCGGCCAGCAGCTGCGCGTCGTCGCGACTTTCACCGACAACGCCGGCAACCTGGAACAGGTCTTCTCCGCACCAACGACGGTGGTCGGCGATCTAATCATCGGCACCGCTGGGAACGAAACTCTCATCGGTACGGCCTTCGATGACAACATCCAGGGGCTGGGCGGTGACGACATCATCATCGGTGGCGCAGGTGCCGATACTATGGCCGGCGGCGATGGCAACGATGCCTATGCAGTTACCGATCTCGGAGACGTAGTGATCGAGCTGCCCGGTGAAGGCACGGATTCGCTCTGGACCTCGCTCGCGAGCTACACGCTGGGTGCCAATGTCGAGCATCTGTATTTCGAGGGTAGCGGCAACTTCGCGGGGGTCGGCAACGCGCTCGCCAACAAGATCGTGGGTGGAGCGGGTAACGACATCATCATCGGTGGCGACGGAGCTGACACTATGACCGGCGGAGCCGGCAACGATGCCTATGCAGTCACCGATCTCGGAGACGTGGTGGCCGAAGGGGAAGGTTTGGGCACGGATTCGGTCTGGACCTCGCTCGCGAGCTACATGCTGGGTGCCAATGTCGAGCATCTGTATTTCGAGGGTAGCGGCAACTTCGAGGGTATCGGCAACGGGCTCTCCAACAGGATCGTAGGGTGGGCGGGTAACGACACACTTAACAGTGGCGCTGGTCATGACATCATCATCGGAGGCGGAGGTGCCGACACGATGTTCGGTGGCGATGGCAACGATGCCTATGCAGTCACCGATCTCGGAGACGTGGTGGCCGAGGGGGAAGGTTTGGGCACGGATTCGGTCTGGACCTCGCTCGCGAGCTACATGCTGGGTGCCAATGTCGAGCATCTGTATTTCGAGGGTAGCGGCAACTTCGAGGGTATCGGCAACGGGCTCTCCAACAGGATCGTAGGGTGGGCGGGTAACGACACACTTAACGGTGGTGCTGGTCATGACATCATCATCGGAGGCGGAGGTGCCGACACGATGTTCGGTGGCGATGGCAACGATGCCTATGCAGTCACCGATCTCGGGGACGTGGTGGCCGAGGGGGAAGGTTTGGGCACGGATTCGGTCTGGACCTCGCTCGCGAGCTACACACTGGGTGTCAATGTCGAGCATCTGTATTTCGAGGGTAGCGGCAACTTCGTGGGCACCGGCAACGAGCTCGGCAACACGATCGGAGGGGGGGCGGGTAACGACACCCTCACCGGTGGAGCAGGCGACGACGTGCTCAACGGCGGCCTCGGCAACGATACCTTCGTGTTTGCTGCCGCGGGCTTCGGCAACGATACGATCCAAAGCTTCTTCGACACCAATCCAAATGGAGGGCAGGATTTGCTAAATATCGCGGGGCTGGGGATCAACAGCGCGACGTTCGCTGCCAACGTGAGCATAACGGCTGACGGGGCGGACACGGTGGTTGGGATCGGGGTGGACTCTATTCGCCTTGTCGGTGTCAGCAGTGCGGCCGTTGATCAGACGGACTTCAACCTGGCGGTATGA